In the genome of Arachis stenosperma cultivar V10309 chromosome 2, arast.V10309.gnm1.PFL2, whole genome shotgun sequence, the window TGTAATTTTGTAAATAaggataaaataattaattttgttagaaattattttatatattttaaaggacataatatataaattattttaaactcacgttaatatctaattattcttcaatttttctgACTTCtccttaaaattataattttttgattGTATGATGTCTATGATTATTTTACACATAGTTAAAACTTATTGAAATTTTTTACTTATTATTTTACCAAAAtattgaaataattttttagtaggCCTTTTGAGGTTACCCCTTAATATAAATAGGaacattatttttagtatttctATCTGTAATTATTCTCTTTGAGATACATAAACTATAGTTAGTTTCCAAATATATAGCCTTTTAATTTGAAGAAATATTTTTCCATCCTAAATATAACGACTgtcattttcttttaatatattCTTAAGCCCTTTGtatcctattttattcatcatGCATAGCCAGATAGCCTTATATAGATATACTCGTCATAATATTGTAAAGATCAAACATGTCATTAATGTTAAAATCCAATCAAATTCTTcctcattttatattttaaggATACAAGGGATAGGTTGTATGACAATATTACAAACCAATAAAAATGCTTGAGCAAAATCTTAAGAAATGCACGACGGGAATTGATAAAGAGTTTTAGAGATGGCTCCTTAATTATTGTATTGACCCTGACACAAAGATAATCTATTTTAAATtcgttaaaaaatattattatttatgatacATTGCTATGGACAAGTTTTTTTACTAATTAATCTTATTTTTGATGACATAACAGGAGAAGTGCAGGAAAATTGTTGTGAATCGATCGAAGCTACTTTACACTCATACTGACGGTTCTACAAGTTTGGCGAGGCGAAGGAAAGAAGAGGTAATTTAGgtttgaatttatttttgaacTGTATTTTGGATTGCATCTTCTTTATTTAGGTTTAATACGGTTATGGTATAAACTGTATTGTTACAGTCAGAACGACAAGGGAGGAGAGTTGGTAAAGGAGAATTATGGACCTTAGTGGATAAACGAGGTAATGACTCTTGTCTATATGACGAAGCTCGGAGGATTGATATAGTATGCTCTAGCCCGTAATTGATTATGTATGCTTATTTACGTCTGTAAGAAAAAATTGTGGAGATTGAGCAGCGTAATGAATCTACTAGAATATTGTCTGAAAATGATTCCCTTGCCCAAGCTCTCGGATTGCGTGGCGTAGGTTTCGGACTGACTCTAAGTCAACTCTTCTATCCGAGTTTGCATCTGCCGGTGGATAGAGCTCAAACAGATGAGGCACAAAGGATGCTGTTTGAACTATAGGCAGAGGTGATGGCTGAGAAATTGAGAAGGAAGGCAGTGAAGGATGAAGTAGCAGTAGAGACATTGAAAAGGAAGGCATAAAGGATGAAGTAACAAcagaaaaattgaaaagaaaggcAGTGAAAGATGATGTAGTAGCAAAAAAGATGAAGAGATAGCCAATAGAGAGTGTTCTAAGTTATCTGATTCAACGGCAAGATGGAGAGTTACCACTAGACATCGCTGGACAGATAAATTCTTTGGATGAACACAGCGAAAAATAGAAATTAGTATTTGGCGTTATTTTTTTCAagtatatgttttgtttaagttgaCTATGCAGCATTATTAATTAGTGAAATACTTTAttgatattaatataaatatattagtttATTTCGTAGTTAAATTTTCATGAATTCTCGTCCTCAATTTAGATTTTTATAGAAAAttgataagatttttaaaattaaaaaataatccaaaaaaaattctcagagtatttatagaaaaaaatattaaaatattttatgttaaaaaataacTGCAATAAATAGCGGCGGTTCAAAACCGccgaaaataatttaaaaaattggcGAATTTAATATGACGGCGGTTCAAAAGCGTCgctaataaaattttaaaaattgcaaCGCCAAGTAACGGCGGGTGTTGATAGTGGTAAAAGACGGAGCAATCACCTTTTGCCATAACGCGGCAGTTCAAAACCGCAGCAAATTCTATCGATACAAAATATGTAAATTGCAGCGGTTGCTGGAAACTACTGCAAAATACAATCCGACGCCCTTAGGAAAAGCAATTCTTAAACCGATGATATTCTATTTGCAAATCCTAAAAAACTGTTTCAACTCTCCGCCTCTCTTGTAGTGTCCATTAATATGTAACTTAAAAGTGAGGCAAAAATAATTTCGGTTGCTTGAGTATTCAGTTTTTGTGTACCTTTGACTATGGACCTTTATTTGGCAGATTTATAATACCATAGTATgagttaatagtcaaaatcGTCTCTAAAAGATATTTCAATCTCCATTTTGGTCCtcgaaagataaaattaatcgAAATCGTCCCCGAAAGATACACGACTTGGTCACGTTAGTCCTTCTGTTAGTTGGATGATGACGTGGTGGGTTAatgccacgtgtcacttgacatgtaaaaaagttatttataatcaaaatagttCTTGAAAGTTCAGATgtaagtcattttcatccctaaaattttaaaaattaatcaaattagtccttatatattttttatttttccttgataatattaaatttgaaatattttttgatactactaattttaatagaaatgtaattgacaaacaaaaaattagtaattgtatcttttcttcttaaaaatttttcaataaaattatctctctcctttaattcttctcaaaatctctcttattcttttctattctaaaacatttttcttaCATTATTACATTTTgctggaatatatatatatatatactcaaaattcaaatatatgtatttgttaacctaaacaaagttatatgctcaaaaccaaaatttatgtattaaaagaaaaattatataatctatctcaaacatatgcaacccacaaaaatttattatgatctTTTCATGTAGTACGCTTAAAAAGCAATTCGTTTagcatatataataataataataattaagcaataaattttcaatattttgtaaAGTTTGAAGTGGAAGCAAAATTTGTGGATcttattgaattttgaattttaatatcACTATCATTACATCCTATATGTACGTAATACCGTAATGAGAAAAAAATGTAGTAGAAAAAAAATAGTGGtataactttgtttaggttaacatacataaattttgattttgagcaTATAACTTTTTTTAGGTTAACAAATACATACATTTCAATTTTGAGTATACATATATTCCAGCAAAATGTGTTAATGCaagaaaaatgttttagaatagaaaagaataagagagattttgagaagaattaaaggaaagagataattttattgaaaaaatttttaagaagaaaagatacaattactaattttttgtttgtcaattacatttctattaaaattagtagtatcaaaaaatattttaaatttaatattatcaataaaaaataaaaaaaatatataaggactaatttgattaatttttaaaattttagaggtgaaaatgacttacgtctgaactttcaaggactattttgattataaataacttttttatatgtcaagtgacacgtggcatgccaCCTGTCACTGATCTGACACGTGGCATTAACCCACCACGTCATCATCCAACTGAGGAAAGGATTAACGTGACCAAGTCGTGTATCTTTCAGGGACGATTTcgattaattttatctttcgaGGACCAGAATAAAGATCGAGATATTTTCAGGAGATATGATGTTCCAAATCTCTTTGACAACATCACAAATAACTACGACTAATTTATAATAATGTTTActtattgttaataaatataaattccACTTTCAAACCTTATCTTCTCAGCttataaaatattatgtttCATATTTTTCTAACCCTGAGAATATAGAAATCCGGGGTTAATATAATGTATATAGTTAATAGTGTAAAACTTTTCTAGGGCTTGACTTCACATACCTACAAGCCAAGAACTGAGGTGGAAATTAGCTGTGTTCTCATCAATTACATCAAAACAGAAACACGCAATCCGGCTGGCTACTGACCCGGTTTATTTATTAGCATTCTTAAAACTCTTGTTTATGAAAATTtatagataaataatttttaattcgtTAATTTTAAACaactataattaataattattaattttatattttttaaaaaataaaatttaaataattattaattaataataattaattagtatagaatacagtttaaaaatatttgttgatttaTTGTTGACTAAATTCTTTAATAATTATCTAGTGAGATTGATTTAGAATAATTGTAAGTTAGTTGTATGAATTTCAAGGTCAATTTCTGAATAAAATTCTTATAAACATACATTGATCTCTTTtacataataactaatttttatagTGATGATTTTACCAAAAATTTTGTTACATTTATTTTTCCATTGAGAGCTGGCTTAATATAAAGGACTAGTAAAAGATTCTgatcaataaaaattttttacttaaaGAATACCTTATAAAGTGCATCATATGAGTCTCAAGAAttcaaatatctaaaaaatCTTGAAAGACCTTAGATCTTCCtccaataataattaatttctgTGGTGATAATTCTCTACCTTAAAATCTTATAACTCATTACAGTAGCACATTTAAGTAACATGTTAGCCAATACATGCATCAATGAATGATATATATTGTATAGTATTAATTAAGTTAATCTGATGCGaatttaaactttatttaaGAGTTTGCATGCACAAGACaggatttaaattttaacactTATTTAAGTTTACGAGTCGatcaagtttttttttaatccaagttttattttcgtttttagACTgataagttatttatttttgggTCATTATATGATCTTAAAAAGTTATAATTGTTATGGGGATATTCCTTCAAACTGGGCTACCCAAGACCCATTGATAGCTTGTATCGCTTGGACCTCCTCCACACTATAGTTAATTAGTCTCCTgaccaagaaaataaaataatgaattaGTCTACTGTTAGTTATGGCCTTCGGCCCCAATTTAAATGGCAAAACTTTCAGATCATAAATGAAAATTGCTAATCACATCAGGCCCAAAAGTGAAAACATGTTGTAAATTTTACACAAACTGAAgcatatgaaaaaataaaataaaataaaacttttgTAATTGGGATGGTTGGTTAGCTTTCTTTATAGATCCAAAAGTAGTTGGGATGGCTTCCAAGGCCTTAACAAGGGTTtttttttgtggaaaaatgtgtttttttctttccttcaaATCAATCCAAAAACTGTTGTGTTCCTCGTTTGAGAATCTACAAAACTAGCATTgccaagtaaaaaaaaaaaaaaaaccctaccGCTGCAAGCTTCTTTTAGTGACATCTTTTTAAGCCGGAAAGTAAACCATGTTCAAATCTTAACTGTGAAAATAAACTAGACAAGGTCAGGTTTTGCTCTTAACAAGTCTGGTTTATTATATAGTTAATTGGCCTGAGTCTGACCTGTAGTCTGTTATAGGCTCTTTAGACTCTTTATAAAGTATTAAGCCTGGCTGGTTACCTGACTTGAAGTTTATTAAAAGGtttgatatttttttgtttacgaaaataaaaatattatttaaaaaattattttttaataaaaatatttatatgtaatatatcatatttaatatttataagaatttttaatcttttaaaatatttaaaatatataaaaatatttataataaaatataaaaaatttaaaatatcttataattttattaataataaaaaattatttatatatttaattatgttttaacCGGCACAAACAGACCTAATAGGCTAATAAAGCTAATTAATTAGTTTGGACCTGACTTATTAACATATTAAGACTTTTAAAAAAAACTGAACATGTGCTTCTTTTATAACAAGTCAGGTCAAGCTAAACACAAGTCAAGCTACAGACCTCTTGTAAGTTGTCCGACTTTTTTCCATCCCTAGTAACTAGGAAGTAGTTATATGGAACCCATGGAATCTTAACTGTATGTAGAGTACTAGGGTATAATTATTTGACggaaaaaatatacaaaaatatgttttttaatttttttttaacctCTAAGTTCTAGTTATATAGCATTATTTAGATATATAGATTCCGAATTCCATGGTCCTAGGCAAAACGTAGAAACTAATAGAACATGAGATTCATGTAATATTTTTACATTCCTGAAAATTCTACATTAGAAATTATATACTGAAATATTTTGTTCAACATAAAATTTTCAGGAATTTAAGAACAATTCTACAAATCACGTGCATTTAAAGATTATAAGAAGTGGCGGCCTAATTCTCTACATTGATGTGATAGTATAAAATTTAGAGTTATATAAGCGTGTTTTTGTAAGTTGGGATTTTTAAGAGAAATGTACCAATCATAATGGAAAGCGAAGCTAGAGAAGGCGTTGAGGAATGAGATGAATTCATTATTAGTTTTCACTTTTCAAGCACTTCAAAATTCCAACTtagagatgttctttgtcttTTAATCATGCTTTAAAAAAAGTCAGCATACAAGCATTTTGCATtattgttgagtttgaaaagaaGTTGTACCAAAAGAGTATAAGTAAGTAACTTATCTTGATAATTGTACCAGTAATTAATTTTACAGCATAAATTTAAGATCATTCAGAGACAATTCAATcgttactttaattttattttcaaaaatgtcaatTAGGTCAGTCTTATACTCTTATGAGATTCGGGTTCTCACTGTACTaattaagattaaaaaaaaggaCCTAAATATAAAAGGGACCGccaaaataaatttattgtagTTTACTTAAAAACCTTTATCAGCTGTTAGAACTCCATTTCTAGAAGGTTTAGATCaaacatgaaaattcaaaagttgATGGCTTAGATATTCCTAGTTGAAAATGTCAAATTCCAAGTTTCAAAAATTGGCCAATTCCTTCATGGTGCCGGGATCTAACACGTGGAAAGTGAAAGATATTTTTTTCACCGTAGAAATTTAATCGACAAACAGATATCAATTATGAGATACAACTTAGAATGTCAAGGTCAAGATGGTTATTCTTTTAGAGAAATATTAGGAagatcaaaatttattatttttaattattaatttaatttttttagtctataatttaataaaatataatattttatatttttaaacattaataattaattaacaataaaaaataataaactctAATGTcttctaacattttttattcttttaccCATCATCAATGAATATTCTAAAATATATAGAATTGTCTCCATGGATGACAATAAATTTCAATTAGCATACTTGATTTGTGTTTTTATGATTTGTCGTGCAGTAATTGTAATTGTAATTGTACTGATTTTCTTCAATCTTTTGTGATATTATTATTGctcttattttaaaaatgttagacaataatataaaattcttttatatatttaatacataataaattaaatttaaaaaaaaaagcaaaacacATGAGAAATTTGTATCTAGTACCGAGAACAGCACTTTTTTTATTGTATCAAAGTTCATATGATCTCTCTCAAAAAGAGGACTAACAATATTTTCAAAATGTGACAAATTtagataataaatatataactaGTTACATATGCTAAACTCTATAttaacaccaatgtttaaatcCGAACCCAACCCATTAAAATTTGCACCATCTCttaaaaagaaaagtgaaaaaaaatgataatgaTCACTGTGGAGAAGGGGCAGATGCTGATGAAATATCTTCAGAGAGATTATTAGAAACAGGTCCTGGAGCTGCAATTCCTGAGCTCATTAGCTCAACCATGGCACGGTGAGGGTTTGTCTTGTGCTTCTCACATAGCTCTGGTAAATACACTCCTgcataaatttaaatatatattttaaggtCAATTTTATGGTGGTTATTACTTATTATTACAATAGTTATGAACTTATGGTGATTGTATATTTTGATAATAACACTTAAAATGTATAGCTAAAAttaatgttatatttttttatttgtttgaattaaaaaatataattttaattttagctATTTTTTTAAGTACTGTCAAAATTTTATAGTCATCATAATTATAGTTACCATAAAATGCATTTTAATAGGttacaaatacaaaaatttggCCATTTAAAAGTGATAATGGAATAAACAGAGTCCTCTCTGCATGTAATGCAATCTTTACTTCTTTGATTTTGTGAAGAATAAGCAACAAGAATGATGAATTACGATCTTACCCTCTCCAGCAGCCAAGTTGAAGAAAAGGTCAACAATGTTAGGGCAATTCTTGTAACAAGCTGGGGAGCAAAGCTTGCCGGTGAATTGTGGCTCAAAGAAAGCATCAGATGAGATCCCAACTGAGCTCCTATCAACGCCACAATCCGCCACACATTGGTCCGTCTCGATGTACTCCGACATCCTCTCCACCACGGCTTCTGACGTCCGGCATTGGTACTCCACGCCGCCGTCCGCCGCTCTCTCTGTCTCTAACAAACACCTCTTCCCTGAGGAGGCTATTGAGAATGCACACAAGTCCTTTGGCAAGTCCTCACATACCAACTCACCTGCCAATAATTCATCAATTTTacattttattagtattttatatatcctaaaatcaaattaatttaagGAATTATTTGCATGCACTACTTATTTTCGAGACATTTTTTTTAG includes:
- the LOC130957757 gene encoding uncharacterized protein LOC130957757 is translated as MSFSKKLPLVLLFSSLFIHASLGELVCEDLPKDLCAFSIASSGKRCLLETERAADGGVEYQCRTSEAVVERMSEYIETDQCVADCGVDRSSVGISSDAFFEPQFTGKLCSPACYKNCPNIVDLFFNLAAGEGVYLPELCEKHKTNPHRAMVELMSSGIAAPGPVSNNLSEDISSASAPSPQ